One segment of Candidatus Melainabacteria bacterium DNA contains the following:
- a CDS encoding TIGR00282 family metallophosphoesterase, with product MRVLFLGDVIGKPGRRVIKQFLSAHAPQADLIVANAENAAHGFGTTESNLQELRDAGVQAFTGGNHTFDRKEIFEFIDQQQNVIRPANYPEGTPGLGSCVVETANGVKVGLINVLGRVFMEPLESPFLVAEKLVDKLSAETNIIIVDIHAEATAEKIALALYLDGRVSAVVGTHTHVQTADERILPKGTAFLTDAGCCGPANGVIGMDQAAVFRRMVKQLPSRFEVAEGPAMVNGVIFEIDRSSGKATGVQRVQFKEICDSSTTEPESRTSKVSEKV from the coding sequence ATCAGAGTCTTATTCCTGGGCGACGTCATAGGCAAACCAGGTCGCCGGGTGATCAAGCAATTTCTGAGCGCTCATGCGCCTCAAGCCGATTTGATCGTGGCCAATGCGGAAAACGCAGCCCATGGGTTCGGCACGACCGAAAGCAACCTGCAAGAGCTGCGGGATGCTGGCGTGCAGGCTTTCACGGGCGGGAATCATACATTCGATCGCAAGGAAATATTTGAATTCATAGATCAGCAACAAAACGTAATTCGACCAGCTAACTATCCAGAAGGAACTCCCGGACTTGGTTCTTGCGTGGTCGAGACAGCAAACGGCGTCAAGGTCGGGCTTATAAACGTACTGGGCCGCGTCTTCATGGAACCGCTCGAATCGCCATTTCTGGTCGCTGAAAAGCTGGTTGATAAATTGTCAGCTGAGACAAACATCATCATCGTCGACATACATGCTGAAGCAACAGCGGAAAAAATCGCACTGGCCCTCTATCTTGACGGAAGAGTCTCGGCAGTCGTAGGCACACACACTCATGTGCAAACAGCTGATGAGAGAATTCTTCCGAAAGGAACTGCTTTTCTCACTGATGCCGGTTGCTGTGGCCCCGCCAACGGTGTCATCGGCATGGATCAGGCAGCAGTTTTTCGACGCATGGTTAAACAACTACCAAGCCGGTTTGAAGTAGCCGAAGGTCCCGCCATGGTCAATGGTGTGATATTCGAAATCGACCGGTCCTCTGGGAAGGCGACCGGCGTTCAGAGAGTTCAATTCAAAGAAATTTGCGACAGCAGCACCACTGAACCAGAGTCCAGAACCTCTAAAGTTTCTGAAA